Genomic window (Escherichia fergusonii ATCC 35469):
TGGCTGCGGGGAATATGCTCGCCAGCCAGCAAGTCATCACCGCCATGATTACCGCTTTTGAGAATGCGACTGGTGAACTGACCAGCCGTTTACTTGCGGCGCTCCGGGCAGGAATTGATCAGGGAGGCGAAGCTGGCCCGGAACATTCTGCGGCCGTAAAAGTCGTGGATGATTATATCTGGCCAGTTGTTGATCTGCGCATCGACTGGGCTGATGCTGATCCTGTGGCCAGCTTGCAAGCGCTATGGCAGGCTTATGAACCACAAATGGAGGCGTACATTACCAGAGCACTGGACCCACGTGATGCTCCTGGCTATGGCGTACCGGGCGATGAATAACTCAGTACAGGAGTTACTCGCGCAGTTGCTGGCTTTTGACACCACCAGCCGGGAATCAAACCTGGCAATGATAATGATGATTCGAGATTTCCTCGATGCTCGTGGTGTGACCTCGCAACTCTTTTATGATGATACGGGGTGTAAAGCAAATCTGTATGCGCGGATTGGACCGGCAGGAGGCGGAGGCGTCATGCTTTCAGGCCACACCGACGTAGTGCCAATAGATGGACAGTCATGGACAGTACCGCCCTTTGCCTTAACGGAACGTGATGGGCGTTTTTACGGACGCGGTAGTGCAGATATGAAAGGGTTTATTGCCTGTGTACTGGCATCACTGGAAACCTTTCTCGTTGCGCCATTGCGTATGCCACTTCACCTGGCATTTTCGTATGACGAAGAAGTGGGTTGCCTGGGAGTGCGCAGCCTCGTGGAGCATATCGGAGCATCCGCAGAAAAACCTGCACTATGCATTATCGGTGAGCCAACTGAAATGCAGCCGGTTTTTGGACATAAAGGTAAGTTGGCAATGCGCTGCCGTGTGAACGGTCACGCTTGCCACTCTGCCCATGCACCAGAGGGTGTTAACGCAATCAGTTATGCTGCCCAACTGATCAGCCATCTTGATGAACTGGGCAGTGTCTTTTCTCGCAGGCAAGATCCTCGTTTTACTCCTTGCGGTGCAACAATACAGGTTGGCGTTATTGCTGGCGGTACTGCCCTGAATATCGTGCCGCAAAGTTGTTGGTTTGATTTTGAGATTCGCTATCTGCCCGGAACGCGTCCGCAAGATGTCACCGAAGCCCTGGCGGCCTGGGCCGAAAGCCAGTTACTTCCGTCAATGCGTAAGGTTGCCAAAAGTTCCGAGATTCGTTTTCAGCAACTTAGCCATTACCCTGGTTTGCTGAGCGATCCGCAAAGCAGTTTTGCCAGAGCACTGGCGCAATGGTGTGACAGTACATGTTTCTCAACCGTAGCCTTTGGCACAGAAGGAGGATTGTTTAGTGAAGCGGGTGTGCCAACGCTCATCTGTGGGCCTGGAAGCATGGCACAAGGGCATAAAGCAGATGAATATGTCAGTATTGCGCAAATTGAGCGCTGCATGACAATGCTTAAAAATTTATGCGACTGGATGTGTCTGGATAATAAAAATTATTTTGATACAAATTAAATGATACGTGCGAACATTATTTTCCGTTGGAAATAGCAATTAAAGCTTCCCATAATAGTAAAAATGGACCACCTTACTTACCTAAATATAATACCTTAATATGCTTAGGATTTAGTTATTCGCCATAACCTTGATCCAACCTGAGATAAATCCTACTTTTTTCAGGCACCCAAAAACATATCAAGGAGTTTAAAATGGCTCAGAAGCTGTTAACAGATTTTCGCTCCGAACTACTCGATTCTCGTTTCGGCGCTAAAGCCATTTCGACCGTAGCGGAATCAAAACATTTCCCGCTGCATGAAATACGCGACGATATTGCCTATCAGATTATCAGCGACGAATTATTTCTCGACGGTAATGCCCGTCAAAACCTTGCAACATTTTGCCAGACCTGGGATGACGAAAATGTTCATAAACTGATGGACTTATCGATCAATAAAAACTGGATCGATAAAGAAGAATACCCACAATCAGCCGCTATCGACCTGCGTTGCGTCAACATGGTTGCCGACCTGTGGAATGCGCCAAAACCTAAAAATGGCCAGGCAGTTGGTACTAACACCATCGGTTCTTCCGAAGCCTGTATGCTGGGCGGGATGGCAATGAAATGGCGCTGGCGTAAACGTATGGAAGCCGCCGGAAAACCAACCGATAAACCAAACCTGGTCTGCGGCCCGGTACAGATTTGCTGGCACAAATTCGCCCGTTACTGGGATGTCGAATTACGCGAAATTCCTATGCGCCACGGCCAGTTGTTTATGGATCCACAACGCATGATTGAAGCGTGCGACGAAAACACCATCGGTGTGGTGCCGACCTTTGGTGTGACTTACACCGGTAACTATGAGTTCCCGCAGCCACTGCACGATGCACTGGACAAATTCCAGGCAGATACCGGTATCGACATTGATATGCATATTGATGCCGCCAGTGGTGGCTTCCTGGCTCCGTTTGTTGCCCCGGATATCGTCTGGGACTTCCGCCTGCCGCGTGTGAAATCAATCAGCGCTTCTGGTCACAAATTCGGCCTTGCTCCGCTGGGCTGCGGCTGGGTTATCTGGCGTGATGAAGAAGCATTGCCGAAAGAACTGATCTTCAACGTTGACTATCTCGGTGGTCAAATCGGTACTTTCGCCATCAACTTCTCCCGCCCGGCAGGCCAGGTTATTGCTCAGTATTACGAGTTCCTGCGCCTGGGTCGTGAAGGCTATACCAAAGTTCAGAATGCCTCTTATCAGGTGGCGGCTTATCTGGCACGGGAAATCGCACGGTTAGGGCCGTATGAATTTATTTGTACCGGTCGCCCGGACGAAGGTATTCCTGCGGTGTGCTTCAAACTGAAAGATGGGGAAGATCCAGGTTACACCCTGTATGACCTCTCTGAACGTCTGCGCTTGCGTGGCTGGCAAGTTCCGGCCTTTACCCTTGGCGGTGAAGCCACTGATATCGTAGTAATGCGTATTATGTGCCGCCGTGGCTTCGAAATGGACTTCGCTGAATTACTGCTGGAAGACTATAAAGCTTCTCTGAAATATCTCAGCGATCATCCGAAATTACAGGGCATTGCGCAGCAAAATAGCTTTAAACATACCTGATAGTGACAATTAATTTCCTGAAAGCAGAATGTTCAGATTGGTAATCAATCTGAACATTCCTGTATTTTATTTTCAGTAATTATTATCTGCTTAAACATAGCCTGAAATAAAACGGTCCTTTCGTACAGGCTATATATTTACATCCAATTATTCACATCCAGATAAAAAGCTGCCTTTTATTAGAAAGGAGAAAATTAATGGCTACTGAACATGACAAATTACAACAAGCAGTCAAAAAAGCATGGCAACAATATTCAACACTACAAGGCGGCACAAACGCCAGCTATATTCCTTATCTTGCCAGTGTTCCGGCAAATCTCTCGGCATT
Coding sequences:
- a CDS encoding DUF1028 domain-containing protein; its protein translation is MTLSITALCPESGQLGIAISSSSIAVGARCPWLQAGIGAVASQNITLPALGPQILAGLESGLTAEQALKRALGEDRFSEYRQVAVMSADGISAIFSGEQTLGIWHVQQGENCVAAGNMLASQQVITAMITAFENATGELTSRLLAALRAGIDQGGEAGPEHSAAVKVVDDYIWPVVDLRIDWADADPVASLQALWQAYEPQMEAYITRALDPRDAPGYGVPGDE
- the argE gene encoding acetylornithine deacetylase, which codes for MNNSVQELLAQLLAFDTTSRESNLAMIMMIRDFLDARGVTSQLFYDDTGCKANLYARIGPAGGGGVMLSGHTDVVPIDGQSWTVPPFALTERDGRFYGRGSADMKGFIACVLASLETFLVAPLRMPLHLAFSYDEEVGCLGVRSLVEHIGASAEKPALCIIGEPTEMQPVFGHKGKLAMRCRVNGHACHSAHAPEGVNAISYAAQLISHLDELGSVFSRRQDPRFTPCGATIQVGVIAGGTALNIVPQSCWFDFEIRYLPGTRPQDVTEALAAWAESQLLPSMRKVAKSSEIRFQQLSHYPGLLSDPQSSFARALAQWCDSTCFSTVAFGTEGGLFSEAGVPTLICGPGSMAQGHKADEYVSIAQIERCMTMLKNLCDWMCLDNKNYFDTN
- a CDS encoding glutamate decarboxylase gives rise to the protein MAQKLLTDFRSELLDSRFGAKAISTVAESKHFPLHEIRDDIAYQIISDELFLDGNARQNLATFCQTWDDENVHKLMDLSINKNWIDKEEYPQSAAIDLRCVNMVADLWNAPKPKNGQAVGTNTIGSSEACMLGGMAMKWRWRKRMEAAGKPTDKPNLVCGPVQICWHKFARYWDVELREIPMRHGQLFMDPQRMIEACDENTIGVVPTFGVTYTGNYEFPQPLHDALDKFQADTGIDIDMHIDAASGGFLAPFVAPDIVWDFRLPRVKSISASGHKFGLAPLGCGWVIWRDEEALPKELIFNVDYLGGQIGTFAINFSRPAGQVIAQYYEFLRLGREGYTKVQNASYQVAAYLAREIARLGPYEFICTGRPDEGIPAVCFKLKDGEDPGYTLYDLSERLRLRGWQVPAFTLGGEATDIVVMRIMCRRGFEMDFAELLLEDYKASLKYLSDHPKLQGIAQQNSFKHT